The following is a genomic window from Bosea sp. RAC05.
ATCCCTATGCCGACGGCAACGCCTCCGATGGCGGCCGCTTCGCCGTCGCCCTGGCGCCGCCATCGGCCCCTGCCACGCGCTCGCTTGCGCAGGAGCGCGCCGAACGCCTCGCCCCGCGGGCGGCCGAGCCGCCGGAGGCCCAGGCCGTCGCGCCGGTCAATGCCGCCGCCGCACCGCCGCCCGCACAGGACAAGCGGCCCGCCCTCGTCGATGCGCCGCTTCCCCTTGCCCGCCCGCGCAGCCTGACGCTGCCGGGAGAGGCTGAAGGGACCGTCCAGGTCGCGGCGCTGCCTTCGGCGGGTGGAGCGCTCGCCTTCGCGCCCGCCACGGCCGGCACCGACCAGAAGCTCATCCTCGCGGCCCTGCCGCCGCGTCGGCCCGGCGAGATGACCGCGCTCGTCGAGAGCGTCGTCGCCGGCAAGCCGACCAATGCCCCGCTGCCGCCGCTGCGCCCGGTCGCGCTGACCGGATTCGGCCTCGCCGGCCAGTCGACGCCGCTGCCGGCCTCCGCCGGGCTGCGTGGCTCGGAGGCCGCCCTTGCCGCGCTGCCGGAGGGCAAGCTCGTCGCCGTCTCGCACCCGCTGCCGCCGAGTCGCCCGGACAGGGGCGGCGTCAGCGTCGCCACGGCCGCGCCCGCGCGCCCCGCGCCGACGCCGATCGAGGCGCAGTACGACGCCGACCGTTCGGGACTCGATTCGCTGTTCGCCGCCGTCGCGCGCAGCCCCGCGCCCGCCGGGCGCAGTGTCACGGTCGCCACCGCCCGCGCCCGCACGACCGCGCCGGCCGCCTCGCCGATCGCCGGCCCGAGCCCCGCCGCGGCGCTCGGCTTCAGCCATGCCGAGCCCAACGACGCCCGCACCGGCTCCTTCAGCGGCCCCGCGGTCAAGCCGCTGCCGACGAACTTCATCCAGAACTGAAGCATCGGCGCCGCATTAACCGATTGCTGACCCGGCTCGCGCCACACTGCAGGCGATTCGCCAACAGTGAGAGTGATATGGGACAGGTTCTGCAGTTTCGGCTTCCGCCCGCCCGGGACGAGGTTCAGCCCGGCGCCGAACTCGATCTGCTCTCGGCGGTCGACTTCGCGCTGCGCGACCTGATCGACATCGCCAACCATGTCACGCTGGAAGCCGTGCGCGAACAGGCCAAGGCCTGCCACGCCATGCTGGCGGCCGCCTATGATGCCGAGTTCGAACGCGCCTGAAGCTGCCAGCAGCCGACCGATTCAGGCGCCGGACGGGCGCAGGAACCGCGCGGGCCCAACAGGGACGTCACCGGCGCGGCGGGTCTAGCCAACGCCGACGAACCGCGGCAGAGGTCCGCTTCGAAAGCCTGGGTGACGCTGCGCTCCACTGAAAGCACCACGTCGAAGATGGCCCGGCACGGTCCCGCCCCGGACGCCGGTGACCGGGCCGGGCGGACACGCACCACGCGCCGATCGCGTCCCCCGAGGGCCTGCGCTGCTGCCCGCAAGCCTCGCAGCCGCGGCACGACGTCGCCGTCCCCCTGCGGCCGCCGGCTCTAAACCCGCCGTTAACCTCGATCGTTCATCTCCTTGAAACAGTAATGGCTTCGCGGGGCACTGACCTGCGGCGGCCCGGGGGGTGGCAAGTCCATGCGGCTGATCGTCGGCACAGTTATCGTCTTCCTCTGCGTCTTCGGCGGCTATGCGGCGATGGGTGGCAAGCTCGGCGTCCTCTGGCAGCCATGGGAATACGTCATCATTCTCGGCGCCGCGATCGGTGCCTTCGTCATCGGCAACCAGGGGCCGGTGCTCAAGGCCGTGCCCTCCATGCTCGGCACGATCTTCAAGGGACCCAAGTACAAGCAGGATTGCTATGTCGAGCTGCTGGGAATGCAGTATTCCCTGTTCAAGCTCGCGAAGCAGAAGGGCCTGCTCGCGGTCGAGCCGCACATCGAAAATCCCCACGACTCGACGCTGTTCAACGCGTTCCCGACCTTTGCGGCGAACCATCACGCCGTCGAGTTCGTCTGCGACTACATGCGCATGCTGTCGTTGGGCGCCGACAACGTCCACGAGATCGAGGCGCTCATGGACGAGGAACTGGAGACGCACCACCAGGAGCAGGAGCGGATCGTCGCGGCCATGCAGTCGATCGCCGACGGAACACCGGCGCTCGGCATCGTCGCAGCCGTGCTCGGCGTGATCAAGACGATGGGGTCGATCTCCGAGCCGCCGGAGGTGCTGGGGCATCTGATCGGCGGCGCGCTCGTCGGCACCTTTTTCGGCGTCTTCGTCGCCTATGGCTTCTTTGGTCCCATGGCATCCTCGCTGAAGGGCACCTACGAGGCGGAATCCAAGTACTTCCTGTCGCTCAGGGCGGGCCTCCTCGCCTACATCGCCGGGCAGCCGCCGGTGATGGCGGTGGAATTCGCCCGCAAGGCGCTCATGAGCGACGTCCGCCCGACCTTCAGCGAAGTGGAAGCCGCCACCGCCAATCTCCCCGCCACCGTCTGACCCAATCCCCAGCAGGAACGCGATGGCCAAGACTGACCAGCCGATCATCATCAAGAAGGTCAAGAAGGCCGCTCACGGGCACCATGGCGGGGCCTGGAAGATCGCCTATGCGGACTTCGTGACGGCCATGATGGCGTTCTTTCTGCTGATGTGGCTGATCAGCATGACGACGAAGGAGCAGAAGATCGGCCTGGCGGAATACTTCGCCCCCGCGAATGTGAGTCCGACCACCAGTGGCTCCGGCGGCGTCCTGATGGGCACCGCCATCGACAAGTCCGGCGCCAAATCGTCGGCGCCCCGCGACAACGCGGCGAGCACGAGCGGGCAGGAAGAGGGAACGCGCCGGACCAGCGCGGGCCGCGCCACCGAGCGCGACGTCAACCGCCCGGCCTCCGGCGTGCCGGCCAACCACAGCGCCGCGGCCAGCATCCGGCAGGCGCTCCAGGCCATGCCCGAATTCGCCGAGATCTCGCGCAACATCGTGATCGAGCCGAGCAAGGACGGGTTGGACGTGTCCCTCATGGACCAGGACGGCCGCTCCATGTTCCCCGAGGGCTCGGTCCGCCCGCATGACCGCACCCGTCTCGTGCTGGAGGCGCTCGCGCCCACCCTGCGCCGGCTGCCCAACCGCCTGGCCATCACCGGCCACACCGCCGCCGTGCGTCCGGGCTCGGCCCGGTCGGGCGACCCCTGGAGCCTCACCGCCGGGCGCGCGCTCGCCGTGCGCGAGATCCTGTCGGGCGCCGGGTTCCCCAACGACCGCTTCACCTCCGTGGTGGGACGCGCCGACACCGAGCCGGTCTTCCCCGACAATCCCTACCTCTCGCCGAACCGACGGGTGACGATCACGCTGATCAACGAGGCCCCGCCGCTGCCCCCGAGTGGCCTGCGCTGACGACAAGGCACATCGGCCGTCTCGGAGCCCGTTTGAGATCGAACCCGATGGCCGACACGACGCGAGCGGCTGACCATGGCGACGGGGATCACGGCCTCGGAGTGGTCGATGGATTGTCCGACCGGGCCAGGGGCCGGTGGCCCGGCGCGTCGAGCTCCATGAGGTCGAGGCAGGCGAGCAGCGCAAAGAATCGCACAGCCTGAGCCGAGAGCATTCGTACCCTCGTGCCCCAACGCGCTTGCGACGCCGGCCAGGGCCGAACGGGCCCGAGGCGCGGCCATCCTGTCACCCGAAGCCGATCGCGACGGGCAAGCACGCGTCACACGGCTGGCGGCCGGCCGTGGCCCGCCGCAGACCGGCAGCCGAGCCAGGGGCACGACCGAGGGCCAACCCGACCCGCACCGACAATGTTCTGGGAGATCAATCGCTTGCGCGATGGGCCTGGTGGAGCTGAGGGGATTCGAACCCCTGACCTCTGCAGTGCGATTGCAGCGCTCTCCCAACTGAGCTACAGCCCCGAGGCGCTGGCCTTCTAGGCCCTGCGTCGCGTGTCTGTCAATCGCTTGCGCCATGAGTTTTGCGGCGCACGCGACGGCGGGCACCGGCCAACGATGATCCAGAGGATTCCCGATGCGTGCCGTTCTCGACGTGGTGTTGCTGGCCCTGCAGATCTACACATGGCTGCTGATCATTTCGGCCGTGCTGAGCTGGCTGATCGCCTTCAACGTCGTCAACACGCGCAACCAGTTCGTTTCGACGATCTGGGACATGCTCTACCGCATCACCGAGCCGGTCCTGCGCCCGATCCGCAACAGGCTGCCCCAGATGGGCGGGCTGGACCTCTCGCCGATCGTCCTGCTGCTGATCATCTTCTTCATCGAGCGCGTCATCGTCCTCTATCTCTACCCGGCCGTCTTCTGAGGTGACGTCCGCGGCCGGGGGCCTGCCCTGGACCGCGACGGCCGACGGCCTGCGGCTGTCGGTGCGGCTGACGCCGCGCGGCGGGCGCGATGCCATCGACGGCATCGAGATCCTGTCCGACGGCCGGCCCGTGCTGAAGGCGCGGGTACGGGCCGCCCCGAGCGAGGGCGAGGCCAATGCCGCCCTGATCGCTTTGCTCGCCCGCGAACTGGGCCTTCCGCGCAGCGCGGTGACGCTCGCCACGGGGGCGACCGCGCGGGTCAAGCTGCTGGCGATCGCGGGCGATCCGGCCGCTCTGGCCGCCCGTCTCGAGGCCGCCGGCGGGCCCCGGTGAACGCAGACCGGCCATGCCGCAGCGCAGCATCGGCTTGACGAAAGCCGCTGCCTCCTGTTCGAAGGCGGCATGGAGACGCCCGCATCCCCCTTCCCCGAGCGGCTGACCGAAGGTTACCGCGCCTTTCTCGACGATCGCTTCGACCGCGAGAAGGACCGTTACGAACAGCTCGCCGAGACCGGCCAGACGCCGAAGATCATGCTGATCGGCTGCTGCGACTCGCGCGTCTCGCCGGAGGTGATCTTCGATGCGCGGCCCGGCGAGATGTTCGTCGTCCGCAACGTCGCCAATCTCGTGCCGCCCTTCTCGCCCGACGACCAGCTCCACGGCACCTCGGCGGCGCTCGAATACGCCGTCCAGGCGCTGAGGGTGGAACACATCGTCGTGCTCGGCCATGGCCGCTGCGGCGGCATCCGCGCCTTCGCCGACGACGCCCAGGGCCCGCTCTCCTCGGGCGATTTCATCGGCAAATGGATCACGCTGATCGCGCCGGCGGCCGAGCGCACCGGCGGGCGCGGCCGCCACGAGACGCTGGACGGCTATGTCGAGCGCCTCGCCTTTTCCTCGATCCAGCAATCGCTCGCCAATCTGCGCACCTTCCCCTGCGTGCAGATCCTCGAGAGCAAGGGCCGGCTGCACCTGCACGGCGCCTATTTCGCCGTCGCCACCGGCGTCCTGATGCTGCTCGATCCCGAGACCGGCCAGTTCGTCCCCGCGATCGGTGAACTCCCGCGCAAGGCCGTGCCGCTGCGCTGCGACTGAGCCTGCGCTAGCGCAGCCGGATCGTCGCCAGCAGGGCGCGACCGCCCTCCACCGTCAGGGCGATCTCGCCCTCCGTGTCGATGCGCAGCGCGTGCCCGCCGGGAACGGCGATCGCCTCGCCGCCGCAACGCGCCGTCACCGCCTCGCCCGGCGCGTAGAGGATATGGATGGCGGGCTTCAGCGCCACCACCTCTCCCGGCATCGGCACCACGAGATCGGCGCTGCACAGCGCCCGGTCGACGATCAGATTGACGACCTCGACCGGCCCGTTCTCCAGCCGGCTGACCAGCGGAAGGCCGCCATCATAGCGCACGGGCGTGAAGGGCCGGCGCAGGTCGATCGCGCCGGAAGACCCCTCCAGCACCAGGCCCGAGCCGACGATCACCGCCTGCAGCCGCTCATAGCCGGTGAGGTCGGAGAACGGGCCGGGCTGGACGATGGCCGTCCGCCCGAGCCGCCAGACCATGCCCTCCCAGCCGGCAGGGTCGGCGCCGGGGGCGGTCGCGTCGGCGATGTCGAGCGTGATGCCGCCGCCATTCTTCCAGGGCTTGCTGCGGAAGCTCTCGGGCGGGAGCGGTGTCAGGCGCGTCGTCATCATCGGGGCTCTCTCAGGCTTCGTCCGCCAGCGGGTGGAGGTCCCGCACCAGGCTCTTCAGGCGGTCGTCGAGGACGTGGGTGTAGATCTGCGTGGTCGCGATGTCGGAATGCCCCAGCAGTTCCTGCACGACGCGCAGATCGGCGCCGTTCTGGAGCAGGTGGCTGGCGAAGGCGTGGCGCAGCACATGCGGGCTCAAGGCAGCGCCCGACAGCCCCGCCGCCCCGCCCAGCGCCTTGAGATCGCGCCCGAAGGCCTGGCGGGTGAGATGCCCGCTCTCGCCCTCGGCGGGAAACAGCCAGCGGCCGTCGCTCGCGCCGCTCTCGCGCAACGCCGCCAGCCAGAGCCGCGCCGCCTCGCGCGCCGGCTCGTTCAGCGGCACCAGCCGGTCCTTGCCGCCCTTGCCGCGCACCACCAGGAAGCGCTCGCGCGTCGTCGCCGCCGAGAGCGGCAGCGCGATCAACTCCGAGACGCGCAGGCCCGTGGCGTAGAGCATCTCGATCAGGCAGCGCATCCGCAGCGCCCGCAGCCGCGCAACCGGCGTCAGCCCCTCGCGCAGACAGGCCTCCCGGGCGGTGGCAATCAGCCGTTCGACATCGGCGACCGAGATCACCTTCGGCAGCGGCCGTCCGAGCCGCGGCCCCTGGATCGCCGCGGTCGGATCGTTGGAGGCGAAGCCTTCGGTGTAGAGGAAACGGTGGAACTGCCGCACCGCCGAGAGCCGCCGCGCGGCGGAGGAGGCCTTCAGCCCCCGCGCCGAGAGATCGGCCAGCCAGCCACGGATGTCGTCGGCCGTCGCGGCCTCCAGCGCCCGCCCGCCGAGGAATTCGAGATAATCGTCGATGTCGCGCTGATAGGCGTCGAGCGTGTTGCGGGCGGCGCCGCGCTCGGCGGCGAGCATGTCGAGGAAGCCGTTGCGCCGCGCCTGCGCGATCCGGCTCATTTCGGCTGCAGGCGCGCGGGCGGCACGACCTCGATCATCTCGCGCGGCTCCGGCTTGACGAAGGTGACCAGCGCGACCATGCCGCCGAAGACGAGTCCGCCGAGCAGGGCCAGGAAGGCGACGAATCGGAACAGCGTCGGCACGGTGAGGCGAACCCTTGAAGCTGTGGCTGCGATGGCGCCGGCCATCTTTCGGGAGATGGCGGATGCCGGCAAGGACGGCAAGGCCACAAGCGCCGCAAAATGCGGCGCGGGGCCTGACGTTGTGTGACGGCTCATGTTAAAGGGCGCTGAAGACAAGGCTTCCATCGCTATGACGATCGTCGAGACGCTCGACCAGCCACGAGGTGAGGATATCGGCCCGGACCCGGCGACCCTGCGGGCGGCCATCGGCCCGCGGGCGATCGTGCTCGTCGGCATGATGGGCTCCGGCAAGAGCTCGGTCGGGCGCCGGCTGGCGACGCGGCTGGGCATGCCCTTCGTCGATGCCGACACCGAGATCGAGACCGCCGCGGGCATGACGATCCCCGAGATCTTCGCGCAGCGCGGCGAGAGCGAGTTCCGCGATGGCGAGCGCCGCGTCATCAGTCGCATCCTGACGACGCGCGCGCCCCTCGTGCTCGCGACCGGCGGCGGCGCCTTCATGAACGCCGAGACCCGCGCGCGCATCGCCGAACTCGGCATCTCGATCTGGCTCAAGGCCGAGCCCGATGTGCTGATGCGCCGCGTCCGCAAGCGCTCCAACCGCCCCCTGCTGCAGACCGCCGATCCCGAGGCGACGCTGCGGCGGATGCTGGCCGAGCGCGAGCCGGTCTATGCGCTCTCCGACCTCACCCTGCTGTCGCGCGACGACCCCCATGACGTCGTGGTGACAGCGGCGCTGGCCGCGCTCGACCGGCATCTGCACACCCCTCCCGACCGGAAGCCCGCACCATGACCACCCCCGCCCCGACGCCCGGCGCCCGGATCACGGTTCCGGTCGCGCTGGAGGGCCGCGCCTACGACATCCATATCGGCCGCCACCAGCTCTGCGAGGCCGCCGCCCTGATCGCCGCGATGGCACCGGGCGCCAAGGTCGCTGTCGTCACCGACGAGCGCGTCGGCCCGCTCCATGCCCCGGCTCTGGAGGCCTGCCTGCAGCAGGAGGGCATCGGCTTCACCCGCATCACCGTGCCGCCGGGCGAGGCGACGAAGTCCTATGCCCAGTTCACCGCGCTCTGCGACGCGCTGCTCGCGGCCAGGATCGAGCGCGACGACCTCGTCATCGCGCTCGGTGGCGGCGTGGTGGGGGACCTCACCGGCTTTGCGGCGGCCGTGCTGCGGCGGGGCGTGCGCTTCGTGCAGATCCCGACGACGCTGCTGGCGCAGGTCGATTCCTCCGTCGGCGGCAAGACCGGCATCAATTCGAGCCATGGCAAGAACCTGATCGGCGCCTTCCACCAGCCCGCGCTGGTCATCGCCGACACCGCCCTTCTCGACACCCTCAGCGAGCGCGAGTTCAAGGCCGGCTATGCCGAGGTGGTGAAATACGGGCTGATCGACGACCCCGCCTTCTTCGACTGGTGCGAGGTCAACTGGAGCCGCATCATCGAAGGCGGCCCCGAGCGCGACCATGCGGTCGCCGTCTCCTGCCGCGCCAAGGCGGCCATCGTCGCCCGCGACGAGCGCGAGGAGGGCGACCGCGCATTGCTCAATCTCGGCCACACCTTCGCGCATGCGCTGGAGCGGCTGACGCACTACGACTCCACCCGCCTCGTCCATGGCGAGGCGGTGGCGATCGGGCTCGCACTCGCCTTCCGCTTCTCGCAGCGTCTGGGGCTCTGCTCCGGCCAGGACGCGATCCGCGTCGCGCGCCATCTCGACGCCGTCGGCCTGCCCTCGACGCTCCAGCAGGTGCCCGGCGGAGCCGGCACGGCGCAGGAGATCGTCGCGGCGATGGGCCAGGACAAGAAGGTCCGCCGCGGCGTCCTGACCTTCATCCTGGCGCGGGGCATCGGCCAGAGCTTCATCGCCCATGGCGTCGCGGCGGAGGAGGTGACGGCGTTCATCGAGGCGGAGTTAGCGGTCAACGGGCAGGCGCACTGACCGACCGGGCCGCGTGCGGGTTCAGTTGAAGCGCGACGCTTGGGCTCGTGGGAAGCAGTTACTACATCTCAGACTTTCCGAAGGGGTCTGTTGTGGCCCTCTACCACGAAAATTCCGTCTCCGGCCTCCTCGGCAAAACGACCGTTTGGCGTTCTGAACTCCATTTCTACGGTGGGCTCCCTGCCCATCCGATCACCGGTGATCTCATTCGACGTCAAATAGACCCTATACTGAATGATCGTGAGGCGGAGCCCAGTTTCATCGGCAACTTCGAACTGGTCGACTTTATAACGGTTCGACACTGAAAGAACCTCCGGTGCTTGACCTGCTTCTTATCGGAAATCATTCAAGGCTGAGGGTGCAAGCACAATCGGTTTTAAAGAAAATCTAAGCCACCGATAGAGATCGCAATAATACAGGCGACGGCTAGGTTTCGCAATGTCCGTCATGGTCGAGAGCTAACCTCATCCCCTACGGGCTGAACACCAGCACCAAAAACACGAAGAACACGCTGAGATGCACGGCGCCCTCCAGCATTGTCGTGCGCGTGCCGGTGAAGGTCAGTGTCGAGAGCAGCAGCGTCATCGCTAGGATGACCATGTTGGCGCCCGAGAGGCCGAGCACGACCTCCTGCCCCGTGAACAGGCCGATCGCCAGCACGGCCGGCACGGTCAGCCCCAGCGTCGACGCGGCGGCCCCCAGGCAGAGATTGACGGCGCGCTGGAGGTGGTTGGCGCTGATGGCGCGCAGCGCCGCGATGCATTCCGGCGTGAACACCACCATCGCGATCAGGATGCCGCCGAGCGCCACCGGGGCGCCGAGCTGGATGATGCCGAAATCGAGCACCACGGCGAGGCTCTTCGCCAGGATCACGATGGGCAGGATGTTGGCGAGCAGCAGGCCGACATGGGTGAGGGTCGCGCCGCCGGGGTCCTCGTGCCCGTCATCCTCGGCGATCTCGATCTCGGCCGGATCGGGCGCCGCCCCATGCGCGGCCGAGCGCACCGGCGGGGCCTGATCGCCCGTCGGCTCGACGAAGAAGGAGCGGTGACGCCCGGTCTGGAGCACCAGGAAGACGCCGTAGAGCGCGATGGTGAACACCGAAAACGAGACCGACTGCAGCGTCGTCAGCGTGCCCTGCCCCGTCGATGTCGTGAAGTTCGGCAGCACCAGCGGGATCACGGTCAGCGGGATGATCACCGCCAGATAGGACGACGCCCCCTTCATGTTGTAGCTCTGCGCGAAATGGCGCAGCCCGCCGACGAGCAGGCCGATGCCGACCACGCCGTTGAGCACGATCATCAGCACCGCGAACATCGTGTCACGGCCCAGCGTGGGCGCACCCTTGGCGCCGAGCATCACCGCCGAGATCAGCGCCACCTCGATGACGACGATCGACAGCGTCAGGATCAGCGTGCCGAAAGGCTCGCCGAGCCGCCCCGCCAGCACCTCCGCCTCCTGCACCACACCGAACGCCGC
Proteins encoded in this region:
- a CDS encoding DUF882 domain-containing protein, coding for MTLGVAAGALLLGVRGTQDAIANGDTRTISIRHMHTKEEVTVTFKRDGRYVAEGLEKLNWALRDWRTDEPIRMDPRLFDVAWEVQRQVGSEQPFHVVSAYRSPGTNTMLRRRSRAVAKHSQHMLGKAMDFYLPDAATARIREAGMRLQRGGVGFYPGAHTPFIHLDAGSVRSWPRMTRDQLVRLFPDEKTVHLPADGQPLGGYEIAKAEILASGGAVAGYAAADLDEGAVISSGRKSLWASLFGGDEEEADARPTRGRRAAPKPQPAVITYANANPYADGNASDGGRFAVALAPPSAPATRSLAQERAERLAPRAAEPPEAQAVAPVNAAAAPPPAQDKRPALVDAPLPLARPRSLTLPGEAEGTVQVAALPSAGGALAFAPATAGTDQKLILAALPPRRPGEMTALVESVVAGKPTNAPLPPLRPVALTGFGLAGQSTPLPASAGLRGSEAALAALPEGKLVAVSHPLPPSRPDRGGVSVATAAPARPAPTPIEAQYDADRSGLDSLFAAVARSPAPAGRSVTVATARARTTAPAASPIAGPSPAAALGFSHAEPNDARTGSFSGPAVKPLPTNFIQN
- the motA gene encoding flagellar motor stator protein MotA: MRLIVGTVIVFLCVFGGYAAMGGKLGVLWQPWEYVIILGAAIGAFVIGNQGPVLKAVPSMLGTIFKGPKYKQDCYVELLGMQYSLFKLAKQKGLLAVEPHIENPHDSTLFNAFPTFAANHHAVEFVCDYMRMLSLGADNVHEIEALMDEELETHHQEQERIVAAMQSIADGTPALGIVAAVLGVIKTMGSISEPPEVLGHLIGGALVGTFFGVFVAYGFFGPMASSLKGTYEAESKYFLSLRAGLLAYIAGQPPVMAVEFARKALMSDVRPTFSEVEAATANLPATV
- a CDS encoding flagellar motor protein MotB produces the protein MAKTDQPIIIKKVKKAAHGHHGGAWKIAYADFVTAMMAFFLLMWLISMTTKEQKIGLAEYFAPANVSPTTSGSGGVLMGTAIDKSGAKSSAPRDNAASTSGQEEGTRRTSAGRATERDVNRPASGVPANHSAAASIRQALQAMPEFAEISRNIVIEPSKDGLDVSLMDQDGRSMFPEGSVRPHDRTRLVLEALAPTLRRLPNRLAITGHTAAVRPGSARSGDPWSLTAGRALAVREILSGAGFPNDRFTSVVGRADTEPVFPDNPYLSPNRRVTITLINEAPPLPPSGLR
- a CDS encoding YggT family protein → MRAVLDVVLLALQIYTWLLIISAVLSWLIAFNVVNTRNQFVSTIWDMLYRITEPVLRPIRNRLPQMGGLDLSPIVLLLIIFFIERVIVLYLYPAVF
- a CDS encoding DUF167 family protein; translated protein: MTSAAGGLPWTATADGLRLSVRLTPRGGRDAIDGIEILSDGRPVLKARVRAAPSEGEANAALIALLARELGLPRSAVTLATGATARVKLLAIAGDPAALAARLEAAGGPR
- a CDS encoding carbonic anhydrase; this translates as METPASPFPERLTEGYRAFLDDRFDREKDRYEQLAETGQTPKIMLIGCCDSRVSPEVIFDARPGEMFVVRNVANLVPPFSPDDQLHGTSAALEYAVQALRVEHIVVLGHGRCGGIRAFADDAQGPLSSGDFIGKWITLIAPAAERTGGRGRHETLDGYVERLAFSSIQQSLANLRTFPCVQILESKGRLHLHGAYFAVATGVLMLLDPETGQFVPAIGELPRKAVPLRCD
- a CDS encoding HutD/Ves family protein; this translates as MMTTRLTPLPPESFRSKPWKNGGGITLDIADATAPGADPAGWEGMVWRLGRTAIVQPGPFSDLTGYERLQAVIVGSGLVLEGSSGAIDLRRPFTPVRYDGGLPLVSRLENGPVEVVNLIVDRALCSADLVVPMPGEVVALKPAIHILYAPGEAVTARCGGEAIAVPGGHALRIDTEGEIALTVEGGRALLATIRLR
- a CDS encoding site-specific tyrosine recombinase XerD — protein: MSRIAQARRNGFLDMLAAERGAARNTLDAYQRDIDDYLEFLGGRALEAATADDIRGWLADLSARGLKASSAARRLSAVRQFHRFLYTEGFASNDPTAAIQGPRLGRPLPKVISVADVERLIATAREACLREGLTPVARLRALRMRCLIEMLYATGLRVSELIALPLSAATTRERFLVVRGKGGKDRLVPLNEPAREAARLWLAALRESGASDGRWLFPAEGESGHLTRQAFGRDLKALGGAAGLSGAALSPHVLRHAFASHLLQNGADLRVVQELLGHSDIATTQIYTHVLDDRLKSLVRDLHPLADEA
- a CDS encoding histidine kinase, which produces MPTLFRFVAFLALLGGLVFGGMVALVTFVKPEPREMIEVVPPARLQPK
- a CDS encoding shikimate kinase, with the translated sequence MTIVETLDQPRGEDIGPDPATLRAAIGPRAIVLVGMMGSGKSSVGRRLATRLGMPFVDADTEIETAAGMTIPEIFAQRGESEFRDGERRVISRILTTRAPLVLATGGGAFMNAETRARIAELGISIWLKAEPDVLMRRVRKRSNRPLLQTADPEATLRRMLAEREPVYALSDLTLLSRDDPHDVVVTAALAALDRHLHTPPDRKPAP
- the aroB gene encoding 3-dehydroquinate synthase, whose amino-acid sequence is MTTPAPTPGARITVPVALEGRAYDIHIGRHQLCEAAALIAAMAPGAKVAVVTDERVGPLHAPALEACLQQEGIGFTRITVPPGEATKSYAQFTALCDALLAARIERDDLVIALGGGVVGDLTGFAAAVLRRGVRFVQIPTTLLAQVDSSVGGKTGINSSHGKNLIGAFHQPALVIADTALLDTLSEREFKAGYAEVVKYGLIDDPAFFDWCEVNWSRIIEGGPERDHAVAVSCRAKAAIVARDEREEGDRALLNLGHTFAHALERLTHYDSTRLVHGEAVAIGLALAFRFSQRLGLCSGQDAIRVARHLDAVGLPSTLQQVPGGAGTAQEIVAAMGQDKKVRRGVLTFILARGIGQSFIAHGVAAEEVTAFIEAELAVNGQAH
- a CDS encoding calcium:proton antiporter produces the protein MSVTILRLACAWATVAAFLLFGEALLSRLGEPLVAALVFAWLLGVIIWAAFGVVQEAEVLAGRLGEPFGTLILTLSIVVIEVALISAVMLGAKGAPTLGRDTMFAVLMIVLNGVVGIGLLVGGLRHFAQSYNMKGASSYLAVIIPLTVIPLVLPNFTTSTGQGTLTTLQSVSFSVFTIALYGVFLVLQTGRHRSFFVEPTGDQAPPVRSAAHGAAPDPAEIEIAEDDGHEDPGGATLTHVGLLLANILPIVILAKSLAVVLDFGIIQLGAPVALGGILIAMVVFTPECIAALRAISANHLQRAVNLCLGAAASTLGLTVPAVLAIGLFTGQEVVLGLSGANMVILAMTLLLSTLTFTGTRTTMLEGAVHLSVFFVFLVLVFSP